In Antennarius striatus isolate MH-2024 chromosome 8, ASM4005453v1, whole genome shotgun sequence, a single window of DNA contains:
- the spcs3 gene encoding signal peptidase complex subunit 3: MNTVLSRANSLFAFSLSVMAALTFGCFVTTAFKDRRVPVDVHVAKVMLKNVDDFTGSRERSDLGFITFDLSADLDPVFDWNVKQLFLYLSAEYATESNSLNQVVLWDKIVLRGENTKLNLKDTKSKYFFFDDGNGLRGNKNITLTLSWNVVPNAGILPLVAGSGHVSLPFPDTYESTKSY, encoded by the exons ATGAATACTGTTCTGTCGAGAGCCAACTCTTTGTTCGCCTTCTCTCTGAGCGTCATGGCGGCCTTAACTTTCGGTTGCTTTGTTACGACAGCTTTCAAAGACAGAAGAGTTCCTGTGGATGTACACGTCGCTAAAGTCATGCT GAAGAATGTTGATGACTTCACGGGGTCCAGAGAGCGCAGCGATCTGGGTTTCATCACCTTCGACCTTTCAGCTG ACCTGGACCCGGTGTTTGACTGGAATGTTAAACAGCTCTTTCTCTACCTGTCGGCTGAGTATGCCACAGAAAGCAAT TCTCTGAACCAGGTGGTGCTCTGGGACAAGATTGTTCTTCGAGGTGAAAACACCAAACTGAACCTCAAAGATACAAAATCAAAATACTTCTTCTTTGATGATGGGAATGGACTCag AGGCAACAAGAACATCACTCTGACTTTGTCATGGAATGTTGTTCCCAATGCTGGAATACTGCCTCTGGTGGCTGGAAGTGGACACGTCAGCCTCCCTTTTCCTGATACATACGAGTCTACGAAGAGCTACTAG